One genomic window of Polyangium aurulentum includes the following:
- a CDS encoding alpha-amylase family glycosyl hydrolase, translated as MRTTSSSPAWIFAFALAAVACGGVEPPRRDCTTVIWAKPERAGNDLAVEGSWDGWGAAQPLERRDDGWHLLPLDLAPGEYGYRIVEEGKPRLDPFNALTTFRGEEEVSLAVAADCGSPALRVDEVAVDGDRVTVRGTFLATPEGGELDPASLAAALRDGTSLALEHASADDGAFTFTARGLPRGKHTITLTARDTDGLEAPASRAVAWVEPAGASWRGGLLYHLMIDRFRGDGGAALSPPPTAGSRAGGTLDGVRAEIERGTFDDLGVTAIWLSPVYTNPIEAREGRDGRLYESYHGYWPSEPREVEPRIGGEPALRALIEEAHRHGIRVIFDVVPNHVYESSPRYLENRNRGWFNDGPNQCVCGTPGCGWGEKLPTCWFAPYMPDVRYQTPEAMRAAVDDVVFWTDEFDADGVRIDAVPMMPRAATRRMVHGLRESKAGDEALFSIGEVYTGPGPKGIDEIRFFLGPYALDGAFDFPLMWATRDVFAGDRAGFSAIESSIVQTDAAIHGSGAVLGRMLDNHDTSRFISDASGGAWNDPWTNPPPQPSDPAAYARTRMALAFILTLPGLPVLYHGDELALAGAGDPDSRRVMPDPSAVTPAQEEVRAVVARIGKLRRCSAALQGGEREPIAVGPDVYAYRRDAGDGDPVLVFFSKAKSPVSIPVPTGAAPPGAYVDVMTGESIEIAANGAVALEPLSFRVLLPAGSPCHNPSP; from the coding sequence ATGCGCACGACGTCATCATCTCCCGCATGGATCTTCGCGTTCGCCCTCGCCGCCGTCGCGTGCGGCGGGGTCGAGCCTCCCCGACGAGATTGCACCACCGTGATCTGGGCCAAGCCCGAGCGGGCGGGCAACGATCTCGCCGTCGAGGGGAGCTGGGATGGCTGGGGCGCGGCGCAGCCCCTCGAGCGGCGCGACGATGGATGGCACCTGTTGCCGCTCGATCTCGCGCCCGGAGAGTACGGCTATCGCATCGTCGAGGAGGGCAAGCCGCGGCTCGATCCGTTCAACGCCCTCACCACCTTCCGCGGCGAAGAGGAGGTTTCTCTCGCGGTCGCCGCGGATTGCGGCTCCCCCGCGCTGCGCGTCGACGAGGTCGCGGTCGACGGCGATCGGGTCACCGTGCGCGGCACCTTCCTCGCCACGCCCGAGGGCGGCGAGCTCGATCCGGCCTCGCTCGCCGCCGCGCTGCGGGACGGGACCTCGCTCGCGCTGGAGCACGCCTCCGCGGACGACGGCGCCTTCACGTTCACGGCCCGAGGTCTGCCGCGCGGAAAACACACGATCACGCTCACCGCCAGGGACACCGACGGCCTCGAAGCGCCCGCGTCCCGCGCCGTCGCCTGGGTCGAGCCGGCGGGTGCGTCGTGGCGGGGCGGGTTATTGTATCATTTGATGATCGACCGATTCCGCGGCGATGGCGGCGCGGCGCTCTCGCCTCCCCCGACGGCCGGCTCGCGCGCGGGGGGGACGCTCGACGGCGTGCGCGCGGAAATCGAGCGGGGCACCTTCGACGATCTCGGCGTCACGGCGATCTGGCTCTCGCCCGTGTACACCAATCCAATCGAGGCGCGCGAGGGGCGCGACGGGCGCCTCTACGAATCCTATCACGGCTACTGGCCGAGCGAGCCGCGCGAGGTCGAGCCGCGCATCGGCGGCGAGCCCGCCCTGCGCGCGCTGATCGAAGAGGCGCACCGCCACGGCATCCGCGTGATCTTCGACGTGGTCCCCAATCACGTGTACGAGTCGAGCCCGCGCTATCTCGAGAACAGAAATCGCGGCTGGTTCAACGACGGGCCGAACCAATGCGTGTGCGGCACGCCCGGCTGCGGCTGGGGCGAGAAGCTGCCCACCTGCTGGTTTGCCCCGTACATGCCCGACGTCCGCTACCAGACGCCGGAGGCGATGCGGGCCGCGGTGGACGACGTCGTCTTCTGGACCGACGAATTCGACGCCGATGGGGTGCGCATCGACGCCGTGCCCATGATGCCGCGCGCGGCGACGCGCCGCATGGTCCACGGGCTGCGCGAGAGCAAGGCCGGGGACGAGGCGCTCTTTTCGATTGGCGAGGTGTACACGGGCCCGGGACCGAAGGGGATCGACGAGATCCGGTTCTTCCTCGGCCCCTACGCGCTCGACGGCGCCTTCGATTTTCCGCTCATGTGGGCCACGCGCGACGTGTTCGCCGGGGACCGCGCGGGGTTTTCGGCCATCGAGAGCTCGATCGTGCAGACCGACGCGGCCATCCATGGCTCGGGCGCCGTGCTCGGCCGGATGCTCGACAATCACGACACGTCGCGGTTCATCTCGGATGCCTCGGGGGGCGCGTGGAACGATCCCTGGACGAACCCGCCGCCGCAGCCCTCGGACCCGGCGGCTTATGCGCGCACCCGGATGGCGCTCGCGTTCATCCTCACGCTCCCGGGATTGCCGGTGCTCTATCACGGCGACGAGCTCGCGCTCGCGGGCGCGGGCGACCCGGATTCGCGCCGGGTGATGCCCGATCCCTCGGCCGTCACGCCGGCGCAGGAGGAGGTGCGGGCGGTGGTCGCGCGCATCGGCAAGCTCAGGCGCTGCTCGGCGGCCTTGCAGGGGGGCGAGCGCGAGCCCATTGCGGTGGGCCCGGACGTCTATGCCTATCGTCGCGACGCGGGCGACGGGGACCCGGTGCTCGTCTTCTTCTCGAAGGCGAAGAGCCCGGTGAGCATCCCCGTGCCCACGGGCGCCGCGCCGCCGGGGGCTTATGTCGACGTCATGACCGGCGAATCGATCGAGATTGCCGCGAATGGCGCGGTCGCGCTCGAACCCCTCTCCTTCCGGGTCCTCCTCCCCGCGGGGAGCCCCTGCCATAACCCCTCACCTTGA